gattgatcccctatacttgtgggtgaTCAGCGCGTCCATCATGTCAGACCCGACCAGCAATGGCCCACCCCGAACACACATATATTCGTCCCCATCCGCATCCcggaccaaaccctagccaccccaCTCCACTCCGCCCCAAGCtcccttccggcgatcttcgtCATGTCGGGTGGCGGATCCGACTCCGAGATCTCACGATCCTTCGACTAGAATCATCCCATGCGGGGACGAGGAGGCGCCAGCAATGGCTGTCCGCATGGCCCTCCGCCGCTCCTGGGAGGAGTGCGCCCAACTAAGGTCTGAGCCGATCCGACGGGAGTCCATTTGCGTCGGCACAACTGCCGCTCGGATACCCCAAGGCTAGAAGCTCGAGGGGCACCCTTTGCCTCGTCGGATGCGGTGAGTTCCGCCTGCCGCCCCATCTCTGGTGCAGAGGTGTAGGAATGTTATATGGACCGGTGTGCCTGCCGTGTGAAGCACAGGGCGCGGGAGGCCAAGGCCCGCCTTGCCGCCGACATGGTGGGGGCAATATCGTATGTTGTCTTGGACGAGGAAGCCATCCGTGCCCGCATCCTTCAGAAGAGGGAAAGGAGGAGCATGCACGCTCTCTCCCGAGTGCAAAGCCGGGTTGTCTGTGCCATGGCCGGAATGCCCCCCAAAGAGGAGAAGGAGGACACTGACAAGTCGGATAGCCTCGGTGATGAGCAGATCAGGTTCGATCCATATTGCGTCTTCGAATGTTACTTCCGCGACAAAGACGCCAATGGCAAGGGCAGTCATGGATGATCTTTGTCCATAGCTTTAGTATGTATGTAGAACATGTAAAAAAACTATAGTCCGATGGCATGTATTGATTTAGTAGCCAGATGCTATATGTGGGATTACGGTAGTTTACGATGCATTTGGTTGTATGAATTTGAGGATTTGCTAAATCAGGTATCCGGTTGTGGAAGCAGACATTTGAGGGGTGACCGATCATGGGCACGTCCTCGGATGTTTAACGGAGCAGATTTGCTAACTCCGGCAGTACTTGCCAGTGAGGTGagggagggggggagggggggctaAACTTAGTTTTCTAGAACCCGTTTAGAATAGATACGCAATGGCAAGATTTTATGAAATCAAATACGCTATGAGCCAATGCTCGAGGCCCTGAGTTCCTACATTTTTGTTTGTGTCCAAATTTGCCCTACAAACAACTAGTTAGCTAATTTTTACTTAGTTGATATTTTGCTCTGCCGGTCTCAAAGGAGCATTAGCGCATGCTAAGACGTTGGCAATCATGCAAACAAGAACCAATATATTGGCTACGGCCAAATAATTGGTAAGGTAGATTTGGTGGCAGCGCCAACGCCTCTCTCGTTTTTTGGCACAACATGCGGATGCCTTGGCCCTTGAGCACTGTAGAACCATGTATGTACGCACCTCTTTTTTTTTCTATATAATGCAGAAGAGCTGGTCACTCTCCAAGACCAGCTACAGACCAGCTACAGCCTAGAGCTGAGCATTGCATTTGGTGTTAGACTAGCGCTTGCCCACCCTGCCATGACGTCCAAGGTAGCCAACAGCTCCGGCAGCAACAATGCGGATGCCAAGCTATCGCCGTCGGGGCTCCCCGTCCGGGAGGTCCCGGGCGGCTACGGCGTTCCCTTCTTGTCGCCGCTGCGCGACCGCCTTGACTACTACTACTTCCAGGGCGCGGAGGAGTACTTCCGCTCCCGCATCGCCCGGAACGGCGGCGCCACCGTGCTGCGCGTCAACATGCCCCCCGGGCCGTTCATCACCACCGACTCCCGCGTCGTCGCCTTCCTCGACGCGCGCAGCTTCAGCGTGCTCCTCGACGACGCCAAGGTCGACAAGACCGACACGCTCGACGGGACCTTCATGCCCTCCCTCGCGCTCTTCGGCGGCTACCGCCCGCTCGCCTTCCTCGACGCTGCCGACCCCCACCACGCCGCGCTCAAGCGCGTCATGATCAGCCTCGCCGCCGCGCGGATGCACCACGTCGCGCCGGCCTTCCGCACCGCTTTCGGCGCCGTGTTCGACGCCGCCGACGCCGGCCTCGGCGACGGCCCCGTCCAGTTCAACAAGCTCAACGAGCACCACATGTTCGACTTCACCTGCTCCGCGCTGTTCGGCGGCACGCCGCCGAGCAAGGCCATGGGCGACGGCGCCGTGACCAAGGCCATCAAGTGGCTCGGCGTGCAGCTGCACCCGCTCGCCAGTAAGATCATCAAGCCGTGGCTGCTCGAGGATCTCCTTCTCCACACCTTCCGCCTGCCGCCGTTGCTGGTTCGCCGGGACTACGCCGACCTGACAGCCTACTTCGCCGAAGCTGCCGCCGGCGTTCTCAACGACGCCGACAAGGCTCAGTCCGGCATCTCACGCGACGAGCTCCTCCACAACCTAGTCTTCACCGCCATCTTCAACGCCTACGGAGGCTTCAAGATCTTCCTGCCGCACGTCATCAAGTGGCTAGCCCGCGCCGGCCCGGCTCTGCACGCCAGGCTCGCCAGCGAGGTCCGCGCCGCCGTGCCCAACGGCAGCGACATCACCGTGCCCGCCGTCGACAAGATGCCGCTGGTGAAGTCGGTGGTGTGGGAGGCGCTGCGCATGAACCCGCCGGTGGAGTTTCAGTACGGCCGCGCGCGCCAGGACCTGGTGGTCGAGAGCCACGACGCCGCCTACCGGGTGCGCAAGGGCGAGATGCTCTTCGGGTACCAGCCTCTGGCGACCCGCGACGAGCgcgtgttcaagcaggccggcgaGTTCGTCCCTGACCGGTTCGTGGGCGGCGAAGGGCGGCTGCTCGGGAACGTGGTGTGGTCGAACGGGCCGGAGAACAGCGAGCCGGCGGAGGGGAACAAGCAGTGCCCCGGGAAGGACGTGGTGGTGGCGGTCGGGAGGCTAATGGTGGCGGAGCTGTTCCGGCGGTACGACACATTCACCGCCGACGTGAAGGAGATGCCGCTAGAGCCGGTGGTGACGTTCACTTCGCTGACCAGGGCCAAGGCAGAGTGACCTATAGTAGAGCAGTACTGTACTACTATAGTGCCAAATGGCGGCAGCGCTGCCACAATCCACAATAATTGCTCGTGCTACTGGCCGGATGTCTGTTGCATCTCTGGTCAAATCTGCATGATTTGGTTTTTACATACCGTTCAGTGTAAAAaggttcttatattatgggagtGCGGAAGTAACTTGGAATTGCATGTGATGTGCGTGTGTTGACGATTATGTAAAGTCCTTTGGGGTGTGGTCGTTTGAACTGTCTTATAAAAAACTTTATTTACATTCAAGATTTGAGAGGATGCACTATCTtccttatttatttttgtttgGAAAATATGTAGTGATCTAAACGATTCTTATATTTGtttatggagggagtactagacTTTGATGATGGGAGACCGCGAGGGGCATCGAGTGAAGATCCACACTTCTGTCATAAGTAACAGGAAAGAGAGATCATTTGTCTAGCGGGGCTAGTACCATAATTTAGGGATCAAACTTGCATGTGGAAAACTAGACCAAACGCAGAGTACGTTGACATTTTACGAGAGAGAAACCACACCTCTGTTGTTAAAACACATTTATAAGCATGCATTCCACATTACCCACTCTTGTTTTATGTAGCATCTCACAAAGCCTCACTCTTGACATGCAACCACAAATGTCTTCCAGAAACAAACTGTGGTTAGATGGTTAGAGGAACAGTGGTATCATCAGCCCATATTATTTCTGAATTTATTTAGGATTTTCGACGATGCACGTTCACTGGGGTAGACGGCCCCGTCGACTGCGAAGCGCTTGTAGTGACTTCGtcaatttcaagatgatatgtcgTATGTGTTGTGTTCTAAAGCCCCTAGCGATCCCCTCCACCTCCCGtccgcctcccctcccctccaaATCCCATCCAATCTCCTCCGCCTCCCCTCCCCTCTGCCTCCCCTCCCGTCACCGCCGGATCCCGGCTGGGCAAAGCCCGTGCGGGGGGatgatggcggcggcggggcgtccCTCCGTCGCGGCTTGGAGGCGTGGCTATGACGGTGGATCTTGAGCGGGCGCCTCGGGACGACATGTGTGTGGCCATGGCGCCGGTCACGCAGCGATGTGACCCCCTCTACCTTTGAATGTCTTCATCGTCGGTCCAAAGGGATCTGGTCGGTGGGTGTTTCCTCGCGGTGGCTTCCCGGCGACGGATCAACTGGAGGAGGAGATGGTGGCCTAGCTGTTGAATGGCTGAGGATGCACCATTGTCGGCGGCGCCCGTGGGTGTCGTTTTCCTCATTGGAGGCGATGGTGGGGCGTCCCTCGCTCCATTGTTTTCAGGGGAAACCTCAGATCTAGAGGAGGCTACCATTGACGACGGTGCCCGCGGGCGTCGTAGCCCTCGTTGGAAGCGTTGAGGGGCCTCTTAGATCGGATGATGGCGACATCTTCATCGTCACCCCCATGGGGGCATCATCTTTGGAGACATTCATCAGTTGGACGGACACGTGGACGGCTTGGTGGTTGGGCGTCGGTAggtggtggagcggtgcttcatcctacACATCGATGGCAGCGGATCTCGGCGGCGTGGTAGAGTGGAGACTCGGCGTCCAATGGGTGGTGATGGACTCGCACAGGAGAACGACGTTGTTTGGcatcgtggtggcgtcgatggtaGAGAGGCCTGGCAAAGTCGATGCGTTAGTATCTGATCTGGGGATGGATCGATGGATGAAGGAGCTATTGTGAAGGCCTTTGCAGTGTACGCATGTGGTGCACACTGAAAGTGTGCCGGACCGGTGTGTAACCTAGTCCAAGTATTGTGGCTTGGATGAGGCATCCGGCATTAGATGTTAGGTGTTGATGcaatgtctgtttggtattaagCTTGGACATTCGTAGGAGTAGTGACAAGTGTTGTCAAGATGATGACTTCAGACTTATTGATATATTATctctttgtgaataattaataaatgGATGCATGCATCGCCAGATGCAGTAGCAGAAGATACATCCTCCCTTTTTAAAAAATGTACTGTGTTCTAAAGAAAAGAACCACGAGCATGCCTTTTTGACACGACATTTCACAAATTCACACTTCGGTTCAGGAACGACACCAACACACTTTTCTTTTTCGGGGGGAAACCAATGCACTTTTTTGACATCACATGTCACTAACTACACTTTTAGCTGTAGCTGTGAATATTAGGCCTACTAAAACATTTTATATTTTGAAATGGAGGTAGTATTTGATGGCAAAACAGTGTGCTTAGTGAAATGCATGATACACCAATTTAACAATGTTTAGTTGACTTTTCTTGCCCTAATAGTCAAAACAAATTGGGATGTCAAGTTACACAGTCGCTATTTAGCAACAATACAAGCACTAGTTGTTGTGTCGCTGCCTATACAGTAATGGAGTTTCTAAACACGGCGTAAAGTTGGTGATAAAATGATTGCTAATAAAATGCTTACATGAATCTTCACATAAAATTAATGGTTGAGGagtgcggcggcctcatacccggcagacGTCTTaattgaggagtgcgccggactggtaggtgccccatacccggcaggcgtcctggttgggacctcacgtcttagatgtttaggtttggctgcaatgtctgtttggtattaggcccaggctatcagcgccccttcatcaattggataggagtagcgacacttgttgcttagacggtggctttagttttactgttgtatgactttgtaaggtcttatgagaataattaataaagtggccgcatgcatcgcccagatgcagaggcccggggtcctcctccttttctaaaaaaacatAAAATCAATGGTAtaggacttagatgtgcaatattTAGGATATATcgagatgtgctttagcaaactGTTTTTTTAATAGGCGTTTACAACACAAAGCTAAGATAAGGATTCGAATAAAAACAAGTACATGAGGAGTAAGTCCTTGACTTTTACAAGGACCCTAAACCGTAATATGGAAATGCAATGAGGTGCAACACAACTTTCACCCAGATCGAGCCTCGCCGTTGTTGGAGATGAACCACTTGGGACGACGAGACATTCGTAGTTGTAACAACATGTTGAGCAAAAGTTTACCACTCCGTCCCATACGGCATCTAGGGCGGGAGAATGAGTCGGCAGCCCACCAGCCACAAGCAGTGGCACGAGGTGTGCTCATGTTGTCGAACTGGCCAGAAAACAGCGAGCCGGCAGTGGGAAACAAGCAATTCTAGGGAAAGGACATGGTGGTGGCGCTTTAGAGACCGTGGTGATGGAGATGTTCCGCTGGTACCATGTGTTTGCCACTGAAATGAAGAAGATACGCTAGAGCTGGCAGTGACATTCACTTCACTGACGAGGGCCAAGGCGGAGTGACTAACTATAGTAGTGTCAAGTAGGGTGGTGGCATTATTAAGTTTAGGATGCCGCTATAATTAGTACCGTTGGCTAATGTGTGTTGCCTGTGGGGTCTAATTTGCATGGTTTAGTTGCATTTGCATGTGATGTGCTGccacttgtgtgtgtgtgtgtgtgtgtgtgtgtgtgtgtgtgtgtgtgtgtgtgtgtgtgtgtatgtgtggtGTGTGATTGTGAGGTTTGGGATGTGGTTTGAACTGTGCAATAAAAGAGCCTATTCATGAGTTGCCAGAATGTACTCTCTCCCTAATTGATTTACATTTCGTAAACAAATATTGTTAGGTTTCATTTTGTGGTAGCaatccttttttttctttttctttctcggTGTTGTGTGGCAAGAGAGGCCTTTTATTGGGCGCTCGATAATATCCGTGGGTTGGCTGTTAACTTTCAGCCATCAATATTTAGGCAGTCTCTTGAGTTATTTGGGAGCAACTAATTAAGGGTGCCTTGGATGAGCTTTTTCAGAGGGTGTTCTCGTGCACAATGAGGAGCACTCCCCATTTGACACATGTCGTGTGTGGAAAGCAGTCTTGGGCGGGAgtttttttcttcttattttatTGGTTTTCCTCctttttttcttgttttcttGATTTTCTTAAGGGTTTTGTTTCGATGTTTCATTGGTTTTCCCGATTTGTTTCGCTTGCCGCCTTTTTTCTTTTTACATCGATCCAAAGCACAATTTGTGTTCCCATGGGGAGCACAAGTATGCTTCAAGTGAACAGTTATGCTTCATCCCCCAGGGAAGAACAAAGCTAGTACTCTTGGAAGCACAAGTGTGCTTCACCTCTATGGGAGGACAGGTTAGTTTACTTCGGAAGCATATGTTAGTACAATTTGTAAGCATATGTTAGCACACTTCGGGAGCACCAGTTGCGTCAAAAATCTTCATAAAAAATTATTAACATGAGGTCTAATTTCAAGTATCTCTGCGTGAGGAATGCAACGGTAAAAATAGTTTGTAATTTAGACGCACGGTTCAGGAGATTTTAATTTTGAGAAAACAGATCTAGAAAAAAACATGTGTCCAAACCTCTTATGCCCTCTCGTGAGGAAAATCACACCAAAACTCTCATGACGACAAGTAGCGCACATGCTTCACACCACGTGTCATCACCAGAGGCGTTCGGGGGTAACCTTTTCAAGGGGTGCCCCTTAGCTAGTGATTTTGGAGTTGTTTGGTGTTCAATATGAGCTGATACATACCTCCCGCAAATCCCACATCAATCAAGTCGAAGCCAAGCAGTATGGCACGAGAATAATCTGGTTGTATGAGAGATATAGAGCACACTCCAAAAAGT
The sequence above is a segment of the Aegilops tauschii subsp. strangulata cultivar AL8/78 chromosome 6, Aet v6.0, whole genome shotgun sequence genome. Coding sequences within it:
- the LOC109775278 gene encoding allene oxide synthase 4 — its product is MTSKVANSSGSNNADAKLSPSGLPVREVPGGYGVPFLSPLRDRLDYYYFQGAEEYFRSRIARNGGATVLRVNMPPGPFITTDSRVVAFLDARSFSVLLDDAKVDKTDTLDGTFMPSLALFGGYRPLAFLDAADPHHAALKRVMISLAAARMHHVAPAFRTAFGAVFDAADAGLGDGPVQFNKLNEHHMFDFTCSALFGGTPPSKAMGDGAVTKAIKWLGVQLHPLASKIIKPWLLEDLLLHTFRLPPLLVRRDYADLTAYFAEAAAGVLNDADKAQSGISRDELLHNLVFTAIFNAYGGFKIFLPHVIKWLARAGPALHARLASEVRAAVPNGSDITVPAVDKMPLVKSVVWEALRMNPPVEFQYGRARQDLVVESHDAAYRVRKGEMLFGYQPLATRDERVFKQAGEFVPDRFVGGEGRLLGNVVWSNGPENSEPAEGNKQCPGKDVVVAVGRLMVAELFRRYDTFTADVKEMPLEPVVTFTSLTRAKAE